The Chitinophaga sp. Cy-1792 genome contains the following window.
TTGATAATTAGTGAGTCGCCGAAGATACCACCGCGGGCAATAATTTCATTGCTGTTGCTATTCACGTTGTAGGTAGTGCTCACACTATCGGTACTGGCAACAAGTTCATGGGTAAAAGCACTGTTGACTATTTTACACGGGAATTGTTGCGTGTAAACAATGCCGGTATCAGATAAACGGTTGGTTATATATAATTGTCCTATGACAGGCACTTGTTGTCCCCTCGTTTCATAGGAGATAGCCAGCGAATCTTTTTCTTCCTTAAACCTGAAAATCCCGGGTTCCTGGTTGTACCGGATAGACAGGGTTTGGTCTGATTTATCGAAAGCGCTGTTTTCCAGCGTACAGTTTATAGTAATACGCATTTGTGCATTGGGAAAGATAGAATCAGGTAAGATCAGTAACGTTTCCCCAATGGTTTCGAGCGGGATAGTTTTTTCGTATATGATATCCGGGATATAGGTAATGCCGGTTACATACTGACTTGATTCCTGTACCTGTACGGTTACCTTTACTTTGGCATCCAATACCGGCAAATCATTCTGGTCAGTAGCCCTGAAATAAAGTTTAACCGGTTGTTTGCGGTAATATTCCTTTGACGCTTCGCCTATGCGGGCTTCAAATTTTTCGTTGGTCAATTCATATGCCTCATAGGAAAAGGATTTGCTGGAAACGGTTCGCCGGGAATTTTTTTCATGTGATACCAGGTTGATGTCTGCGTAATTGTCTAAATGTAGGTGCAGGCTATCATTAAGTACAAAACTGTAATCATATCCACCAGGCCGGTAGGGAGAAATAGTGGCAAGTACCGTGTCTACATGACTTTGATGTTGGCGTAGTCTTACCTGTAACGGAATGGTCCATGGTACACCATTACCTGCGGCAATAAAGGATTTTAGCTTCACCGTATCACCAGGTTTGAAGGTGGGTTTATTGATAACCATGTACTGGTAGATACTTTTTTTATGAGCATTAAATTTCCCGATGAACTTTTTATAAGCGGGGGCGGGGTTGAATTTTTTTCCGAAACGGTGCCACCAGAATTCCCATCGTGTATCGAATTCATTATACCTGTGTGAATATCCATCTGTGGCCGGCAGCAGGTGGCGGTAATTAACGACATCCTTATATTGTACGCGCAGGATGCCTTTTTTTCCGGATGATGGAAGCAGGTAGCATTGATTTTTTTTATTGTAGGGAATGATGCGGTTATTGAGATGTACCTGTGCGTCAGTAATCAGATTACCATTGATATCCGTGATAACCAGGAGTAACTCCTTGTTGTTATTTAAAAGCGTAGTATACGCAGAAGGGACCGTCAGATAACTGTAGCTGGTCTTCTGGTCAACAGTTTTTACCAGGATGTAATGTCCTGGCGGAAGTACAGTCTCCGCTCGCTCATCCTCTTTTATGATGCGTACTGGCGTGTGCAACAAATTATCGTCTACCCAAAAAATATCCTGACGCAAAGCTGCCCGGGTAAATTCTAATTCATCCGGATAGTTGATCATGGTTTTAAAAACTTCAAGGGCTTCTTTATTGGATATTTTATAAACAGCCAGTACATGGCTTTGGGTCGCTGCTTCAGAAAGCGGTTGTTGGGCGACAGTATTACTAAGGTAACAAAACAGGAAAATAGTGAGTATCCATTTCATGGTATCGTGACATAAGGTATGATTAAATATAGCTTATGGCTTGCATAAAACCATGTGGAATGCCGTATGGTATTGAATTACAGGTGGTTATGAAATGCGGAAGGGGAATTAACTTACCTAGTGCCCGGAGAGGCACCAGGTAAGCAGCTATATTAACGTTCGCCTATATCTATTTTTTTCATCGCTTCGCGACCAAACAGCAGCGGGGTATACAGTTCTTCCGCCCTGGCCGGGTTGATGGTAAACCTGCCGCTATACCTGGGCATCAGGTGAATGACAAATCTGTAACGGCCAACGGCCAATTTCCTGCAATAGATATTTACTTTCTGATAGCGGTATTCCCGGAAGTAATCCTCGCTGAAGTCCAGTGATTTCATGGATTCATCATAGGAACAGCCCGCAGGAACAGGAACTTCTATCGCTATGAATTCAGCAGCATGGTCTACATCTACATCAACGATCATCTCTGTTTTAATACCCGCAACAAGGGAACTGACAGGGTAGTTGTTCTGCTGGAAATAGGTATTGACATTGAATGTCCCGTTTACCTTTTGAGGATTGCTGTTAAAATGATGCTGTGCCGCAGTAAAATAGATACTCCTGGTGCCTTTCTTCTGTACGTGAATTTGTTGGGAAGTAAAGGTGCTGTCATAAGGGAATTTTGCTATCTGTTGTCCTTCAATAAACAGGGCAGGAGGTTCCAATTCATTTTCTGCCAGCAGATCGTCGCCGATGGTTTCCAGGATGTTGGCTGATTCATAGGTGTTTCTCCAGCCATCCAGCGCCCTGCTTTCCAGTACCCAGGCACGGGTAGTACGCAGTAATTCCTCCTGTCCTCCTTTTTTCCGGAGAATCCGGTAGGCGCCTAATGTTGTTGTCATATCCGAATACCAGACATACCATTCAGGAGAAAGTGCTTCCCAATAGGTAGTGCCATAGCTGGTTTTTTCTATATGTGATAACAGGTAGTCGGTGTATATAGAGATGCCTGCCTTTTGTTTTATTTCCAGCAGGCGGAGCTGGTCTGATTGGTCTACCATGTTGGTAGAAATCGTATCGAGGTAACAATGTGCTTCAAATGCGGGATCTACCTCTATTAGTGTGTTGATCATGGTGAGTTTGTCGCTCATCTTAAAGCTGTCGAGTATTGGCACGAAGTACCTGCTGATGGCCGTATCGTTATAGGTGGTGGTGAATTTTTCCCTTGCCGCCATATGCAGTGCTTTGATGACATGTGCCGTTATCCAGAACTCTGATGGCTGATTGGCGAGCCATCCCCACATGCCATCCCTTTTGCGGGCTTCTTCCAGCAGTGTTGTTGCCTTTCTGATCTCTTCATCATTGGTAAATGTTTTACCCATTTTTTTGTACCACTTTTTCTGCAATAGCATCGCGATCAGTTTGGAGGCCACCTGTTCGTTGCAGGAACGATCGTCGCTCTCCAGTCTTTTTATTTCATCCAGTAATACCGGCATCGGGCTAAGCGTGGCGGTTATCCTTGCCGGCGTGGTATCCTGCAGGGCGACGGTGAAGAAGGTGTCTTTCCGCAAGGGGAGGAAAGTACCGAATGATTCTATGGTACCAGGTGCTATCACCGGAATCGCCTTGTATTCTCCATCATCGATGTTTTCATTTTTTATACGGCTGGTGATGCGCATACTGTCTGTTGTTGTGGTAATGGCGGCTGTCTTTTCCAGCTTACTTTCCACCAGTGTGATGTCGTTGTTGCGTAACGGTGTTCCATCTACGGTGAGTGAACTGTTTATCCGGAGGGTGTCCTGGTTATAGTTCAGTATTTTGGCCAGAATATCCAGGCTATCGCCCCGTACCAGGAAGTGCGGCAGTGCAAGGGTGGTGGCGATACTGCGGAAAGCTTTTGTTTCAGCGGTGGCGGCGCCAATTCTTTTGCCTCGTGTCATGGCGATGGCAAAGGTTTTCCAGTTGGTGAGGTCATCCGGGAAAACGGCGTCGAAGGTGGCGTTTCCTTTTGCGTTGGTGCGTAACCGTGGTTGCCAGAAGGCGTCATCACGGAAGTTATGCCGCAGGTAGTTCCGTTTTATTTCCTCTACTTTGTCATCTTTGTTTTTTTGTAGCAGCAGCGGCGTTTTCCCATTGCTGGTGACAATGATCGCGCCATTGGCGGCGGCGCTGCCATATAATGCCATGGCTTCTTCTTTTGCCAGTATATTAATAGTGCCAATACCGGCCTTTTGAAGGTCGGTGAAGACGCCATTATAAGGTACGCCATCGATCAGGATGAGGGGCTGCTGACTACTGGCAGATAAAGCCAGACCAGACTGCTGTGCTGCATTGGTGGTTGCCGGGTCGTCCAGGCTTTTCAGCATATTCTTTTTGCTGCCGCGCCCTTTTCCTGCACTGGCCACGCTGACGGAGCCACTAAAGGAAATCCTCCTCGCGCGATAGGAATAGGAGGACGTAACTACTTCCCGCAGGCCAAATGTCCTGTCGTTCATGATAACGTTATATTCTTTCTTGCCTTTCTGAATAGGGACCGAAATGGTCTCAAATCCAATAAAGGAGAAAAAGAGGGTATCTTTCTGGAATACATTCATCATGAAACTGCCATCGTTCATTGAAATGGTGGCTCGGCTGCCATTTCTGACGGCAATACTGCAACCGGCGATAGGCCGCCCCGACAGGTCTGTAACCTTTCCGGTAATTTTTATGTCGCCCGCCGTGGTATTCCCGCGATAGTAATTGTTGATGCGGTAATCCCTATCATAGGGTGTGATAAATTCTGCTCCGTCTGAACCCTGCGCCACGGCTACATTCAGAAGCTCCCGGAGTCGTAGAATAGAATCGTTGTCGGGTAATATCTCCGGCTGTACAAAGTTATACACGGTGACGCCGCCATGGAATACCTCCAGGCTGTCGTGCACAATATAGCCGCTGTCTTTCATCAGCACCACCAGCTTGTAATATTGGGGGTGCAAGTCGCTGAATTCATGTACCGTGCGATCTCCCAGGATAATAAAAAACTTGTCGCGGAGCGCATATAAAAACTGCTGCCGTATATTCTTTTCCGTTAAGGGATCATGATGGACAATTAATTTATTATTGAACCTGTAATAGACTGCCCTGGTATTGATGGAGAGTCCTTCGAGAAAATGTCTGTAATCCCTGAGCAGACTGGAGGTGGTGGCAATATACCCTTTCAGGATAGGGTAGTCCCAGATATGTGACAGACTACCCGAAAAATATCGGTCTGCCATGTTCTCCGGTTGTGTGGGTATATCAGCTGACCGCAGCATGGCAGGTGTATCAATTTCCAGGCTGACAGTATCTTTAAAGCGATGCGGATAGATATAGTTGTAGCTGGTGTAACCCGGGCCGATCAGGTAGCCAGGTTTGGGATTTGTAAAAGGCACCGGCAAGACTTTATACTGCTGCTGTACATACTGCACTTTATGGCCGTAGGCCCTGGTTTCCAGGAAAGTAGTCGTATTGTTGATCAGGTTCCTTTCCTCGCTGTTGAAGTAATTACCGGCCGGTGTGATGGTGACGCCATTGCCTGGTATATCTGCATTTACAGCGATCATGTTTTTTCTTCCCTGCTGAACATAAATATCATCCAGCGTAATTTTTTCCGATGCTGTTCTTACGGTGACCTGGTGATAGCCAGGTGTGGCAGGAATACTGTAATGTTCGGTGCTGAGTGTACCGTGGGTATAAGCCAGCACATTATCTATCCATATCAGGTGTGGAACCATAGGAAAACCATTCTTCACTACATAAACTGCCAGCTGTGTAACCGTATCTGCTGTAGCTTCAAAATTGTACAGCACTTTTTCCGGGTGAAAGAACTGGAAATAGGGCATCGTATCTAATCCCAGTAAGGATTTCCAGCTGGTCCAGTCAAGCATGGCATCCTGCTGTGTTGTCCTGGTGCCGGACAGCATATAGGACGGGTAGTAGGCGGAAAGATTCTTATTACGGTAAGGCCAGGATGGTAGCTTGGGCATGCCGTCTCCGAATTTGGTAGTAATGGCAAAGGCGGTAACGTCTGCATCCTTAACAGGCTTTTGGTTATGGTTTGTAACGTTGACGGTTATACGTGTTTTTCCACCGGGCTGTATCACGGGTGGTGCATCTATATTTACCTGGAGGTCATGAGTTGTTTTCAGGAAGTTGTACTCCTTACTCCTGGTATTGCCGCCGTAGGTATATTGCAGGTTCAGCTTGTAACCCTTTCTGCCATTGGCCCTCAGGTGCCTGTCGAACGTTGTGCCGAAACCTTTTTCAATAATTCTCTTTTCTTTTATCAGCTGATATCTGACAGGTATATTTCGCGGATTGTGTAATAATATATGAAGATGATGATTGGTGAGAATACCACTTACATCCACCTGGTCAGGATGACCATCGATCGCATAGTCATTGGAGATATCGGCTGTCCGGGCACTGACCATCGTCATCCAGGGATGAATCGTCGTTTTGCAGGGGAATATTACATTTTTCACCATCGGTGAATCATTGACAGCGCTATGGATTAACAGCGCGCCCGGAACAGATTTGGGCGTATCTCCCTCAAAATAACTGATGAATACTTCATCTTTTCTTACATCAAATTCAAACCTGCCTGGATTATTACTGCGATGAAGGGTAAAGGTTTCCTTTTTTTCGCTGTTGTCGCTTGTGAGCAGCTGACACGTAACAGTAAACTGAATGCCGGCATCGGGGAAAATGTAATCAGGTATATTGAAAACGGTTTCACCAATGGTTTCCAGCGGAATGGTTTCTTCCATTAGTTTATATGGAACAAAGGTCATGCCTGGTCGGTAGCTGTCAGAAGATTCCGTTGTGATGCTGATTTTTACGCGTGCGTCCAGCAGGGGAAGGTCGTTGTTGTCGGTGCCTTTAATAAATAGTTTAATAGATTGACCTTTAGCATAATCTGTCGGTTCCTGGTTTCTTCTTACCTGGAACAGGATATCTTTCAGCTCATATTCCCCATAGATAAATTTTTTATCCGCTATCGTTTCTCTTCCTTCGGTAGTGCGTTCCAGCTGAATGCTTACCTCACGGTCGCGCAACATGCGGAGCGATGCGTTAAGCGGAAAGCTATATTCATAGCCACCTGGCCGGTAAGGCCGGATGGTGGCGATGATCGTATCGAGTTTGCCATACCATTGGGCTACACGAACCTGCAGTGGTTCATTCACCGGCTCGCCTTTATCATTGACTGCGAAAGTCTTTAGTTTAACGGTATCGCCGGGTTTATATTTAGGCTTGCTTAAGGCCATATAGGCATGATAAAAATGTGTGTAGGGTTTTAAAGACAGCATGGCTTTTTTTGCGATACGCTTAGGACTCAGTACACGTCTTGTTCTTTTCCAGAATGTGGCGAAGGGCGATGGTCTGCCTTCATAGCCTTTTGCAAAATATTCCGGGAATACATGCATGAAATTATCTACCCCCTGGTAGGAGACAGTAATAATGCCTTGCCTGTCGGACTGCGGCAGCAGGTAGCACTGGGTGCTACGACTATAACGGATGTTTTTATTTTCGAGCTTCACATGGGCATCCGGGATATTATTTCCTGCTTTATCGGTGACCGTGAGCAGTAATCCCCTGTTGTTATCGAGCAAGGAAAGATGTATAGTGTTGATGGTTATGTAACGGTAATGCACCAACGTTCCTGCTGCCGATACGGTGATATAGTGACCGGCAGGTATATTGGCCGGGAGTGGTTCGGTTATCGGGAAAACGCCCACCAGTGTATGTAACAGGGAAGTGTCTGCATTAAATTCAATTTGCTCCGTGGCGCCTTTGATATACTTGCTGGCCCTGGGATATTCGATGCTGCTTTTGAATATTTTTAATGCTTCCGCATTGCTGATACGGTATAATGCCTGCACGTGGCTGCTGGTAGCGGTTTCAGACAAAGGCTCCTGGGCTGAAGCGGTATAGGTATAACAGTACAAAAATAAGATCAGGATCCATCTCATAGGTATAGTCGGCTATCGGTTAATGCTGCATTTAATATAAGATTTACAATTGATATCGTCAATATTTTTATAGCGATAGCGATTACCGGGAATCTGGATTTTTTCCACTAACTTTCCTTTCAAAGAAACCTCAATTTCAGAATTAAGCAATTATGAAAACAATAGGATTTATCGGAATCGGTAACCTGGGCTTACCCATTGCTACCAACTTACTCAAGGCAGGACATCATTTGAAGGTTTACAATCGCACCCGTGATAAAGCGTTGCCCCTGGAAGCGCTGGGTGCAGAGATCGTTGATAGTCCGCTGGCTGCCATTGAAAAAGGAGGCATCGTATTTACCCTGGTATCGGATGATGCTGCCCTGAAGGAAATTGCCAACGATGCATTCGTGGCCGCATTGGGCCAGGGTGGTGTACACGCCTCCCTGAGTACTATCTCTCCGGAAACAGCCAATACACTGGCAGACCATCACAAACATCATGGTGTTACCTATGTGGGCGCACCGGTATTTGCAAGGCCCGAGGCAGCCGCTGCTAAAGTGGGCAATGCGGTGATCTCCGGTCATACCTACGGAAAAGAACGTATCCGTCATCTGCTGACAGATGGCTTCGCAAAAAATATTTTTGATCTGGGAGAGAAGGCAGGCAGTGCCAATGTGCTGAAGCTGATCGGCAACTTTATGATCGCCGCTTCCATGGAAATGATGGCGGAATCCTTTGTGCTGGCGGAAAAGAACGGCCTGGACGTAAAGGTGGTGTACGAAATGCTGACAACGACCATGTTCTCCGGACCAATATTCCGCAACTATGGTGGGATGATCCTCAACAGGGAATTCAGCAGCGAAGCAGCTTTTAAGGCATCTTTAGGCCTGAAGGACATAGACCTGGTACTGGAAGTGGCAAGAACTTCGTATACCCCTATGCCAATGGCCAACCTGGTACATCAGCGTTTGCTGACAGTACTCAGCAAGGGTCGCCGTGATGACGACTGGGTAGCACTCGCCACTGGCGCCATCAATGATGCCGGACTAAAATAACCACCGGAATTTTCAGTATATTCATACATGCTGAAGTGTCGGGTCCTGGGAGTGACGAATATCTTCCGGCATATGGGATATTCCCCAGTCGGACATTACCTCCAGGATCGGTTCCATAGAAGCTCCCAATGGCGTAATTTCATATTCCACCCTTGGCGGCACTTCAGGATATACAGCACGTTGAATCAGTCCGTCTGTTTCCATTTCACGCAGCTGTAATACCAGTACACGTTCTGAAATACCATTAATGGACTTTTTCAACTCATTGTATCGCATCTTTCCGGCCAGCAACCGCCAGAGGATAACTGGTTTCCATCTGCCGCCGATAAGTGATAAAGTATAAACCGTTCCACAATCCCCCCGTAGTTGCCTGGCATTGATTGCATTCGTGGAGTTTTCTTTTTTCATGTGATTTTCTTTGATGTAAATATAATACGATTGCACTAACACATAAACCTACAGCACTATGAAAATTGTCCTCTTACTCGGGCGCATCCTTTTTGCCCTGATCTTCGTTTTTTCCGGTTTTAACCATGCGCTGGGAGCAGGTATCGACTATGCTGCTGCCGCAGGTGTTCCTGCCGCCGCTTTCCTGGTACGGGTGGCCGGTGTGCTGGCGCTCGCCGGTGGCCTGAGCGTTTTACTGGGTTTTAAGGCCCGTACAGGCGCTATCCTGCTTGTTATCTTCCTGGTGCCGGTGACACTGTATATGCACAAATTCTGGGGCATTACAGACCCCGCAGCGGCACAGATGCAAATGGCCATGTTCATGAAAAATGTTGCCCTGACAGGCGCTTGTCTCATCATTGCCTATTTCGGCTCAGGACCTGCCAGCATCGATAAACAGGCGTAATCAGCCTTCGGCCTGCTTTCCACTGAATTTTTTCCTGTAGGCGCCGGGCGTCATACCCCGGTGCTTCCTGAAATATTTTGTCAGGTAACTCTCATCATTGAAACACAGTTCCAGCGCAATTTCCTTCAGGCGCATGCTGCTGTACGTCAGCCGCGTTTCTATCAGCTTCAGCCGGTACTCCTGTATATATTCCTGTAAGCTCCGGCCCGTATGTTTTTTAAAATATTCTCCCATATAATTCGGAGAGATATGCAGCGCCGCCGCCATCACCTCCTGCT
Protein-coding sequences here:
- a CDS encoding helix-turn-helix domain-containing protein → MKKENSTNAINARQLRGDCGTVYTLSLIGGRWKPVILWRLLAGKMRYNELKKSINGISERVLVLQLREMETDGLIQRAVYPEVPPRVEYEITPLGASMEPILEVMSDWGISHMPEDIRHSQDPTLQHV
- a CDS encoding NAD(P)-dependent oxidoreductase, with translation MKTIGFIGIGNLGLPIATNLLKAGHHLKVYNRTRDKALPLEALGAEIVDSPLAAIEKGGIVFTLVSDDAALKEIANDAFVAALGQGGVHASLSTISPETANTLADHHKHHGVTYVGAPVFARPEAAAAKVGNAVISGHTYGKERIRHLLTDGFAKNIFDLGEKAGSANVLKLIGNFMIAASMEMMAESFVLAEKNGLDVKVVYEMLTTTMFSGPIFRNYGGMILNREFSSEAAFKASLGLKDIDLVLEVARTSYTPMPMANLVHQRLLTVLSKGRRDDDWVALATGAINDAGLK
- a CDS encoding alpha-2-macroglobulin family protein, with product MRWILILFLYCYTYTASAQEPLSETATSSHVQALYRISNAEALKIFKSSIEYPRASKYIKGATEQIEFNADTSLLHTLVGVFPITEPLPANIPAGHYITVSAAGTLVHYRYITINTIHLSLLDNNRGLLLTVTDKAGNNIPDAHVKLENKNIRYSRSTQCYLLPQSDRQGIITVSYQGVDNFMHVFPEYFAKGYEGRPSPFATFWKRTRRVLSPKRIAKKAMLSLKPYTHFYHAYMALSKPKYKPGDTVKLKTFAVNDKGEPVNEPLQVRVAQWYGKLDTIIATIRPYRPGGYEYSFPLNASLRMLRDREVSIQLERTTEGRETIADKKFIYGEYELKDILFQVRRNQEPTDYAKGQSIKLFIKGTDNNDLPLLDARVKISITTESSDSYRPGMTFVPYKLMEETIPLETIGETVFNIPDYIFPDAGIQFTVTCQLLTSDNSEKKETFTLHRSNNPGRFEFDVRKDEVFISYFEGDTPKSVPGALLIHSAVNDSPMVKNVIFPCKTTIHPWMTMVSARTADISNDYAIDGHPDQVDVSGILTNHHLHILLHNPRNIPVRYQLIKEKRIIEKGFGTTFDRHLRANGRKGYKLNLQYTYGGNTRSKEYNFLKTTHDLQVNIDAPPVIQPGGKTRITVNVTNHNQKPVKDADVTAFAITTKFGDGMPKLPSWPYRNKNLSAYYPSYMLSGTRTTQQDAMLDWTSWKSLLGLDTMPYFQFFHPEKVLYNFEATADTVTQLAVYVVKNGFPMVPHLIWIDNVLAYTHGTLSTEHYSIPATPGYHQVTVRTASEKITLDDIYVQQGRKNMIAVNADIPGNGVTITPAGNYFNSEERNLINNTTTFLETRAYGHKVQYVQQQYKVLPVPFTNPKPGYLIGPGYTSYNYIYPHRFKDTVSLEIDTPAMLRSADIPTQPENMADRYFSGSLSHIWDYPILKGYIATTSSLLRDYRHFLEGLSINTRAVYYRFNNKLIVHHDPLTEKNIRQQFLYALRDKFFIILGDRTVHEFSDLHPQYYKLVVLMKDSGYIVHDSLEVFHGGVTVYNFVQPEILPDNDSILRLRELLNVAVAQGSDGAEFITPYDRDYRINNYYRGNTTAGDIKITGKVTDLSGRPIAGCSIAVRNGSRATISMNDGSFMMNVFQKDTLFFSFIGFETISVPIQKGKKEYNVIMNDRTFGLREVVTSSYSYRARRISFSGSVSVASAGKGRGSKKNMLKSLDDPATTNAAQQSGLALSASSQQPLILIDGVPYNGVFTDLQKAGIGTINILAKEEAMALYGSAAANGAIIVTSNGKTPLLLQKNKDDKVEEIKRNYLRHNFRDDAFWQPRLRTNAKGNATFDAVFPDDLTNWKTFAIAMTRGKRIGAATAETKAFRSIATTLALPHFLVRGDSLDILAKILNYNQDTLRINSSLTVDGTPLRNNDITLVESKLEKTAAITTTTDSMRITSRIKNENIDDGEYKAIPVIAPGTIESFGTFLPLRKDTFFTVALQDTTPARITATLSPMPVLLDEIKRLESDDRSCNEQVASKLIAMLLQKKWYKKMGKTFTNDEEIRKATTLLEEARKRDGMWGWLANQPSEFWITAHVIKALHMAAREKFTTTYNDTAISRYFVPILDSFKMSDKLTMINTLIEVDPAFEAHCYLDTISTNMVDQSDQLRLLEIKQKAGISIYTDYLLSHIEKTSYGTTYWEALSPEWYVWYSDMTTTLGAYRILRKKGGQEELLRTTRAWVLESRALDGWRNTYESANILETIGDDLLAENELEPPALFIEGQQIAKFPYDSTFTSQQIHVQKKGTRSIYFTAAQHHFNSNPQKVNGTFNVNTYFQQNNYPVSSLVAGIKTEMIVDVDVDHAAEFIAIEVPVPAGCSYDESMKSLDFSEDYFREYRYQKVNIYCRKLAVGRYRFVIHLMPRYSGRFTINPARAEELYTPLLFGREAMKKIDIGER
- a CDS encoding DoxX family protein; amino-acid sequence: MKIVLLLGRILFALIFVFSGFNHALGAGIDYAAAAGVPAAAFLVRVAGVLALAGGLSVLLGFKARTGAILLVIFLVPVTLYMHKFWGITDPAAAQMQMAMFMKNVALTGACLIIAYFGSGPASIDKQA